Proteins encoded by one window of Corvus cornix cornix isolate S_Up_H32 chromosome 27, ASM73873v5, whole genome shotgun sequence:
- the LOC104697834 gene encoding olfactory receptor 6B1-like — protein sequence MVQENDTHIYEFILLGFPTTTELQALLFVIFLTVYLLTVTENIIIITLIISNHQLHKPMYFFLGHLAFLDAWYISVTVPKLLVSLLVRNKNISFTGCMAQLYFFIALVCTECVLLAVMAYDRSVAICSPLHYTVIMTRRACVQLAVGSWLLGFLLSMLKVFFISQLSFCGPSVINHFYCDISPLLNLSCTKRRVAEMVDFVSALLILLIPLSVIIISYICIISTILLIPMAQNRKKAFSTCASHLAVVIIFFSTTLFMYARPRSINSLDLNKLLSIIYTIVTPMLNPFIYCLRNQEVKDTLLKVLCSRAAVSRVSASDL from the coding sequence ATGGTACAAGAAAATGATACCCACATCTATGAGTTCATCCTGTTGGGATTCCCTACCACCACAGAGCTACAGGCTCTGCTGTTTGTGATTTTCCTTACTGTGTATTTGTTGACTGTCACTGAGAACATAATTATCATCACTTTAATCATAAGTAATCACCAGCTCCACAAGCCCATGTACTTTTTCCTAGGCCATCTTGCTTTCCTAGATGCCTGGTACATTTCAGTCACTGTTCCCAAATTGTTGGTCAGCTTGCTGGTGAGGAATAAGAACATCTCCTTCACAGGCTGTATGGCCCAACTCTACTTTTTCATTGCCCTGGTGTGTACTGAGTGTGTCCTCCTGGCTGTCATGGCCTATGACCGCTCTGTGGCCATCTGCAGCCCCCTGCACTACACGGTCATCATGACCCGCAGGGCCTGTGTGCAGCTGGCCGTGGGCTCTTGGCTGCTTGGCTTTCTGCTGTCCATGCTCAAGGtctttttcatttcccagctctccttCTGCGGTCCCAGCGTTATCAACCACTTCTACTGTGACATCAGCCCGTTGCTCAACCTCTCTTGCACCAAGCGGCGAGTTGCAGAGATGGTGGACTTTGTCTCGGCCTTGCTTATTTTGTTGATCCCCCTCTCTGTCATCATAATTTCTTACATCTGCATAATCAGCACCATTTTGCTCATTCCCATGGCCCAGAACAGGAAGAAAGCCTTCTCCACCTGTGCTTCTCACCTGGCTGTGGTCATCATTTTCTTCTCAACCACACTCTTCATGTACGCCCGGCCCAGGAGTATAAACTCCTTGGATCTCAACAAGCTGCTTTCCATAATTTATACTATAGTCACTCCAATGCTAAATCCATTCATTTACTGCCTGAGGAACCAGGAAGTGAAGGACACTTTACTGAAGGTCTTGTGTAGCAGGGCCGCTGTCTCCAGAGTTTCTGCATCAGATCTGTGA
- the LOC104697784 gene encoding histo-blood group ABO system transferase 1 has translation MGITKWHGLAILVTAGITGAIWYHHPFSPARDQEHTASPEEGSVLKTDLHETSLMLPWRRDVLVLTPWLAPIVWEGTFSRDILNAQYMQKNLVTGVVTFAVEKYVQFMEGFMRSANKYFLAGHQVNFYLFTDNPEKISHLQMAPENHLFVIPVQNHSGWQDISTSRMDIISTYIHSQFQYEVDYLYSIDIHVQLLAHIGVEIIDALVGTISSWQFTPHHENKAYGTHPESQAAIPEGEWDFYYTASFYGGSVSEVYKLTRACFKGVMEDRENGIEARWRDESHLNKYLLHHKPTRLLSPEYYWDAELSSPSIIQVKRMGSVHNDS, from the exons ATGGGAATCACAAAATGGCATGGATTGGCTATTCTAGTGACAGCAGGAATCACTGGCGCAATCTG GTACCATCACCCTTTCTCCCCAGCCAGAGACCAGGAACACACAGCCTCCCCTGAAGAGGGCTCAGTCCT aaaaacagaCTTACATGAAACATCTCTAATGCTTCCATG GAGAAGGGATGTGCTGGTGTTGACTCCGTGGTTGGCTCCAATTGTCTGGGAAGGCACCTTCAGTAGAGACATCCTGAATGCTCAATACATGCAGAAGAACTTGGTCACTGGAGTGGTCACTTTTGCTGTCGAAAA ATATGTCCAGTTCATGGAGGGATTCATGAGATCTGCCAACAAGTACTTCCTTGCTGGGCACCAAGTGAATTTCTACTTGTTCACAGACAATCCTGAGAAGATCTCTCACCTTCAGATGGCCCCTGAGAACCACCTGTTTGTCATCCCTGTCCAGAATCACTCGGGGTGGCAGGATATCTCCACAAGCCGTATGGACATCATCAGCACATACATCCACAGCCAGTTCCAGTATGAGGTGGACTACCTGTACTCCATAGACATCCACGTCCAGCTCTTGGCACACATCGGTGTGGAGATCATTGATGCCCTGGTGGGAACCATCAGCTCTTGGCAGTTCACCCCACACCATGAGAACAAAGCCTATGGGACACACCCCGAGTCACAAGCTGCCATCCCTGAGGGAGAATGGGACTTCTATTACACAGCAAGCTTCTATGGGGGAAGCGTGTCCGAGGTCTACAAACTGACAAGAGCCTGTTTTAAAGGGGTGATGGAGGACAGAGAAAATGGCATTGAAGCTCGGTGGCGTGATGAGAGTCACCTCAACAAGTATCTCCTGCATCACAAGCCCACCCGCCTGCTGTCCCCAGAGTACTACTGGgatgcagagctgagctcacCCAGCATCATCCAGGTGAAGAGGATGGGCTCTGTGCACAACGACAGCTAG
- the LOC104697833 gene encoding uncharacterized protein LOC104697833 gives MSPPRTSGGSPVTLVLSGGKGRNSPQLSLQDVALGVEDTGREQARSRSSLWGRNVHSSFVDTTDCDHSAGRRTGPPSCGRAPRDGAASGPSNRSFQWAAPLRAAQEQTQLRQREMSRSMRRDYDLRSRLVRHADYDPSSRNRKRQRTSSPCCDQTPRAVPGPSNTSFRQPPMLRAAREQTRPREQRRFPQQGCDGRSQFMQCTDHQPSLSKRKRGRTSPPHCDEVPVDNAVPGPSNTSFRRPPMLRAGRQQTQPRWTEQRRSSQWGYDLRRRKLIFSLNKQTLSEYMERIKTSKRQKMPMRYFEFRTRKTRVAEGNHTVVTEFVFLGLTDKLKLQVLLFTVFLLIYLLTLVGNLGMTVLIQLDSKLHTPMYFFSSSLFFLDICYLSVIIPTILENLMVGTVSISKTRCAMQMFFFLFFGVAECFLLAAMSLDRYFAICYPLHYTIIMNSRVCRSLVAGTYICGTAVGLVHTLITFSSPLCGSAINHFFCEIQPFLDLLCGNTFPSEIQVIVVAVFAILSPFLLIIYSYIRIISTILQMASAESQQKAFSTCSSHLLVVTLFYGTAGSMYLRPKYSYCASVDKFLSLSYSVVTPLLNPVIYSLRNKEVKGALRKKWRKISSVWK, from the exons ATGTCCCCTCCCAGAACTTCTGGGGGTTCCCCAGTGACTCTGGTCCTCTCaggaggaaagggcaggaaCTCTCCACAGCTCTCTTTGCAGGATGTGGCGCTGGGCGTGGAAGAcactggcagggagcaggcCCGGAGCAGATCCTCGCTGTGGGGCAGGAATGTCCACAGCTCGTTTGTGGACACCACGGACTGTGACCACTCCGCAGGGAGGAGAACTGGCCCTCCAAGCTGTGGCCGTGCTCCCAGGGATGGTGCAGCTTCAGGACCTTCCAACAGGAGCTTCCAGTGGGCTGCTCCCCTCAGGGCTGCTCAGGAGCAAACCCAGCTGAGGCAGAGAGAGATGAGCAGATCCATGCGGCGGGACTACGACCTCCGCAGCCGCTTGGTGCGACACGCAGACTATGACCCCTCATCAAGGAACAGGAAGAGGCAGAGAACAAGTTCTCCATGTTGTGACCAAACCCCTAGGGCAGTTCCAGGGCCCTCCAACACCAGCTTCAGGCAGCCTCCCATGCTCAGGGCTGCTCGGGAGCAAACCCGACCAAGAGAGCAGAGAAGattcccacagcagggctgtgatgGCCGCAGCCAGTTCATGCAGTGCACAGACCACCAGCCCTCACTGAGCAAGAGGAAGAGGGGGAGAACAAGTCCTCCACACTGTGACGAAGTCCCAGTGGATAATGCAGTTCCAGGGCCCTCCAACACCAGCTTCAGGCGGCCTCCCATGCTCAGGGCTGGTCGGCAGCAAACCCAACCAAGGTGGACAGAGCAGAGAAGATCCTCACAGTGGGGCTATGATCTCCGCAGACG AAAGCTTATTTTTAGCCTTAATAAGCAGACTCTTTCAGAGTACATGGAAAGAATAAAGACCtctaaaaggcagaaaatgccTATGAGATACTTTGAGTTCAGAACTCGAAAAACACGA GTGGCAGAAGGGAATCACACTGTGGTGACTGAGTTTGTCTTTCTGGGACTCACAGACAAGCTGAAGTTGCAGGTCCTTCTCTTCACGGTGTTCCTACTGATCTATCTGTTGACCCTGGTGGGAAATCTGGGGATGACTGTGCTCATCCAGCTTGACTCCAAGCTCCACACCCCCATGTacttcttcagcagcagccttttctt TTTGGATATCTGCTATTTGTCAGTCATTATCCCAACTATTCTTGAGAATCTGATGGTGGGAACAGTAAGTATTTCCAAGACAAGATGTGcaatgcaaatgttttttttccttttctttggagTTGCTGAATGTTTTCTCTTGGCTGCCATGTCCCTTGATCGTTATTTTGCAATTTGCTACCCCTTGCATTACACAATTATCATGAACAGCAGGGTCTGCAGAAGCCTGGTTGCTGGAACTTACATTTGTGGAACTGCTGTGGGCTTAGTACACACCCTCATAACGTTCAGCTCACCCTTGTGTGGTTCTGCCATCAACCACTTTTTCTGTGAGATTCAGCCCTTCTTGGACCTGCTTTGTGGCAACACTTTTCCAAGTGAAATCCAAGTCATTGTGGTGGCTGTCTTTGCTATTCTGAGTCCTTTCTTACTGATCATTTATTCCTATATTCGTATCATTTCCACAATTCTTCAGATGGCATCAGCTGAGAGCCAGCAGAAAGCATTTTCCACTTGCTCCTCACACCTCTTGGTTGTGACTCTTTTTTATGGTACTGCAGGTTCCATGTATTTGCGGCCAAAATACAGCTACTGTGCATCTGTTGACAAGTTCCTCTCACTTTCTTATTCTGTGGTGACTCCTTTATTGAATCCTGTTATTTATAGTTTGAGGAATAAGGAGGTGAAAGGAGCCctgaggaaaaaatggagaaaaattagTTCAGTGTGGAAATGA